TTATTGTACTAAATTGTTAAAAAAAGGTGAAAAAATTGATAAACACATAGTTTCTTTTGTTGAAGATTCTTTGTTTATGACATTAACAAATGTAAATTTTGATCCTGAAGTTCATCTAAAGGCGTTAAAAAAATCTCAAAACATAAAAGAAGAACTAAGACAAAAAGTTCAAGAAGAAGTAACAACTTCAGAAGCCCTATATAATTTAAGTGATTCAAAAGATGAAATACTTGAAGATTCTAAAAAAGCAGGTATTATGTATGATGAAAACTTAGATCCAGATATTCGTTCTGTTAGAGAAACTATAAAATATGGATTAAAAGGTATTGCTGCCTATTCTCATCAAGCAAGATTTGTAAACTATAATAGCGATGAAGTAGATGAATTTTATTTCAAAGCTTTAGCTGGACTAGCTGATATTAGTTTAACTCTCGATGATTTAATTAAATTATTAGTAGAAACCGGAAGTATAAGTGTTAAAATTATGGAGTTGTTAGATACTGCTAACAATAACTTATATAATTCTCCTTCTCCTACAAAAGTAAATGTTAGCATAAAAAAAGGACCATTTATTATAGTATCTGGTCATGATTTAAAAGATTTAGAAATGTTACTTAAACAAACTGAAGGAAAAGGCATAAATATTTATACTCATGGTGAAATGTTACCTTCTCATGGATATCCTGAATTAAATAAATATCCTCATTTAGTAGGTAACTTTGGAAGTGCATGGCAAAATCAACAAAAAGAATTTGATAACATACCTGGTTGTATTTTAATGACAACAAACTGTTTAATGAAACCTAGAGATTCCTATAAAGATAGAATATTTTCAACTAGCGTTGTTGGTTGGAATGGAATTAAACATATAGCAAAAGATCAAAATAGTAATAAAGACTTCTCTGAAATAATAAATAAAGCTTTAGAATTAGGCGGATTTGAAAAAGATGAAGAAGTTAAAGAAATATTAGTTGGCTTTGGTCATAAAGCAACCTTAAGTCATGCTGATACAATTATAAATGCAGTTAAAGACGGAAAGGTTAAGCACTTCTTCTTAATTGGTGGTTGTGATGGAGCAAAACCTGGAAGAAATTATTATACTGAATTTGCAGAAAAGGTACCTAAAGATTGTATTATTCTTACATTAGCTTGTGGGAAATATCGTTTTAACAAATTAGAGTTTGGTGAAGTTGCAGGACTTCCAAGGTTGCTCGATGTTGGACAATGCAATGATGCTTATTCTGCTGTTAGAATAGCTTTAGCTCTGGCTGATGCATTCAAATGCGGAATTAATGATTTACCTTTAGCAATAGTACTTTCTTGGTATGAACAAAAAGCTGTAGCTGATCTTTTAGCATTGCTTTCATTAGGAGTAAAAGGAATTTACATTGGTCCAAGCTTACCAGCGTTCCTAAGCCCTAATGTTCTACAATTCTTAGTTGATAATTTTGACATCAAACCAATTAGCACACCAGATAATGATTTGAAACAAATATTATCATAATATATATACAATTAACAATGTACAATTAACAGTTAAGAATGAATGATGAAATTTTACCATTTTAATTTAAGCTTATATTATAGATATATTAATAAAGTTTCTGCTAATTAGCTTATAGATTACATCTATAACTTTAGTAGAAACTTTATTTTATCTGTTAATTTTATGTTCTGCATAACTTTCATAAATCTTTCTAATACATATTTTCATTAGCATTTCAACATTAATAAATTCTGTTATTTGTGTACTAAAAAATAAGAAGAACTTAAACCTTTTATCTTAGGTTAAAATTCTCCTTATATGTACAATATTAACTTTTATTATTTACTAAAACTTTTTCTTCTAGGTTCATTTTTCTTTGGCGTAAAAAATGTGCTTTTAGATGTAGTTTTATTTCCAACTACTCCAGTTTTAGTTCCCGTCATTCCAGTTTTAGTTGTATTTTTATTTTCTGTAATTGATGTTTTAGTTACAGTTCTATTTCCTGCGATTGCAGTTTTAGCTACATTGTTATTACCTGTCTTTGTAACTTTAGATGTACTTTGGTTTCCAGTAGTTGAAGTTTTAGATGTATTTCCTGTTCCTTTAGCTTTAGGAGTATAACCAAATCTAGCTCTATTCCCTGTTGCTTTAGTCTTAGGACTTGGTGTTAAATTCACCATTGGGTATTTATGTCCTTCAATTACATCTATTTTCTTTTTAATCAATTTTTCTATATCTTTTACATATGGTATTTCATCTACATCACTAAATGATATAGCTATTCCACGTTGCCCTGCTCTTCCTGTTCTTCCAATTCTATGTACATAAGTTTCTGGTATATTAGGTAAACCGTAATTAATTACATGTGACAATTCATCAATGTCAATTCCTCTTGCTGCTATATCTGTAGCTATTAATACTTGTATTTTTTTGTCTTTAAAGTTTTGTAATGCTTCTTGTCTAGCATTTTGAGATTTATTCCCATGAATTGCTTTTGCTCCTATTTGTGAATCTTCCAAATACTTTACCAATCTATTAGCATCACTTTTAGTTCTTGTGAAAACTAATGCTGATTTAATTTCATCTGTTTTTAATAAGCTTATTAATAGCTTTTTCTTATTAGTTTTATCTACATAGTATAGTGATTGTTCAATCTTATCAACTGTTGATGATACAGGTGTTACTTCTACTACAACTGGATCTACTAAAAGTGTGCTTATTAATTTTTTAATTTCGTTCGGCATAGTTGCTGAAAAGAATAATGTTTGTCTTTTTTTAGGAATATATCTTATAATTTTTTTTACATCATTTATAAATCCCATATCTAGCATTCTATCAGCTTCATCTAATATGAATATTTCTATTTCACTTAAATCTATAATTTTTTGATTTACTAAATCATTTAATCTTCCTGGTGTTGCTATTAATATATCTACACCTTTTCTTAATACTTCTTCTTGTGGTTTTTGTGATACTCCACCAAATATTACAGCACTTTTTAAATTCAAGTTTTTACCATATGATTGAAAGTTATCATATATTTGTATTGCTAACTCTCTTGTTGGTGTTAAAATTAGTGCTTGTATTTTTTTCTTCTTTGCAGTTTTACTTGCATTGTGTAATAACTGTAGTGTAGGTATTGCAAAAGCAGCAGTTTTACCGGTTCCTGTTTGTGCACATCCTAACAAATCTTTTCCTAGTAAAATTGATGGAATTGCTTCTTCCTGTATTTTACTAGCTTCTTTATAATTTTCATCTTTCAATGCTTTTAATATTGGTTCTATTATTTTTAATTCTTCAAATTTCATATATTATATATCTTCCCTCTTTTTCTTTAGCACAACAAAAATGGCCATGATTAATAGCCATTTTTTATTAATACTTAAATCTATTTTCATAAGTATAACATGGTTTACGTAATATAGATAGCTTTATATTATTTAGACTTTAATAAATACCACTGTATTTCCAAACACACCCCAACTTCTTTTATAGCAAACATCTTCTGTATTTCTGCTTTAAGAATAAATGAAGTACAATGTCATGGATATAATTCTTTTATCATTAGTTACCTCTTTTACATATTTCACTATATTGCAAATCCCACTATCACAACATCCCGTAAATTAATCTGTTATATCTTCATTCTATACAATATTTTTGCAATGACGAGTGCATATATTCCTTGATGTAATGTAAAAAGTACTTTATCATATTATTTAATACAACGTGCGATTTTATCTAAACAACAATTAAATTATTAGGAAGGATGTTTTTTATATGCACGACAAAGATTCTAGTAATAAATCAGGGTATTTAAACAAAGATTTTCAACTCTTTCATTTGAAAGATAAAAAAAATCAAGATTTTGAATTTCATTATCATGATTTTAATAAGATAATAATATTTCTTTCTGGACAAGTTGTTTATTTAATTGAGGGAAAAGCTTATTATTTAAAACCATGGGATATTTTACTTGTAAATAACCATGATGTTCATAAACCTATTATTGATTCTTCTGAAACTTATGAAAGAATAGTTATTTGGGTTAACCCAGATTTTATAGAAAATCATAATTATGAAAATTGTGATCTTTTAACATGCTTTAAATTGGCAAATGAAAAAAACTTCAACCTTATTCGACTTGAAGCTAAATTTCAAAGCAATATACAATTTATAACAAAATCACTAGAAGCATCTATTAATTCAAATGACTTCGGTAGTAAGCTTTTAAATAATTCATTATTTATTCAACTACTTGTATATTTAAACAGAGTACATCTTGGCAATATGTATTTAAACAATGACGATGCACTTAAATATGATAAACAAATTGAAAAAATATTAAAATATATTAACAGTAATTTATGTACAGATCTTTCTATTGAATTTTTATCTCAAAAATTTTATATTAGCAAATATTATCTTATGCATAAGTTTAAAAAAGAAACCGGGTATACTCTTCACAACTATGTAATTCAAAAAAGACTTTTGATGGCAAAAGATCTTATAACAAATGGAGAAACCATTACTAAGACTTATATACAATGTGGTTTTAATGATTACTCCTGCTTTCTGCGTTCCTTTAAAAATATTTTCCATAAATCTCCCAGTGAATTTTCACCTAAGAATAAAAGAATTATCTTAAAATAATTTATATTTTAAGATAATTCTTTTAACTAATCAAATTTTATATGACAGTATCCAGTTGGATTTTTCTCTAAATAATCTTGATGATATTCTTCTGCTGTATAATATCTTTCTAACGGTTTAACTTCAGTTACAACATGATCTTTATATTGCTCTTGTATTTTCATTTTATTTTTATTAATTATATATAAATCTGATTCATCAGTATAATAAATTCCACTTCTATATTGAGTTCCTACATCACCGGCTTGCCTATTTACTGCTGTAGGATCAATTACACTCCAAAACTTATCTAGCACGCTCTCTAATGGAACAACTTTTTCATCATAAGTAATATAACATACCTCTACAAAATCTGTGTCATTATAACACACTTCTTTATAAGTTGGATTTTCTGTTTTTCCATTTGCATATCCTACTTCAGTTTTTACTACTCCTGGTATCATCGCGAAGAATTTTTCCACACCCCAGAAACAGCCTCCACCTAAAACTATTTTTTTCATATTATCACATCCTTTAATAGCATTATAAATCTAAATAATACTACCTTGCAATTATATTTATGCATATTAGAATAACAAATAAAATGCCACGAGATAACCTTTCAAGAATCTTTTTCTTTTTGATTTAATTTTCCATTAAAATTAAATCAAAAATAACACTGAAAATAAAGATAGGATAATCTACTTTTTAATTATCCTATCTTTTTTTATTATAATTTCATCTTAGTTTTTATAGAGTCTTATAATTTAATCATTCTTATTTTTCTCTTTATTCTGTGAGTTTGAATTATTTCTCCCACTACTGTTAGATTTTGAAGAGTTGCTGTTACTACTATTACTTTCTAAATCACTACTCTTTTCTGACTTAGAAGAATTATTATTTTCTTGTGACTTTACATTATTACCATTATTTTGTTTTTCAGTTGTTATATCTGTAGTCTTTGTTTCGTCTGTAACATTATTATTTTCTTCTTTTTTTCTATTTACGTTACTATTTTCTTCTTTTTTAACACTACCATTATTGTCCTTATTATTAGAAACGTTACTATTACCTTTTTCTGTTTCTACAATTGTAGCTTCATCTGAATCAACAGATGTTTTAGATGAAGTTGCATCTTCAGTAACCACATCAGCATTCATATCAGTGCCTGTACTATTTTCTATAGTAGTTTCACCACTATCAATATTTTTTCTTAATTCCTTAGTTTTCTTTTGTATATCTTTTACTGAACTAGTTTTATAGTCTTCCACAGTTATTGTTGAATCTAATTCTTGAAGCTTTTGTATAAGATTTAACTTACCAGGTGTTATTCCAAGTTTCCTTGCTTCATCTCTTCTTACAAGAGCCACTTTTTGAGTTTCAACCTCTGCTTCTGCATTATTGTCATTTAATGTTTCTTCTACAATTTCTTTTAAAGATTCGTCTAGCTCAGTTGCAACATCATCTTTATTTGTAGATGTTGTGATTTCGATTGCAGATAGACCATCTTCTTTTATGTATCCTTCAGAAATTGCATTTGAAATCACAGTACTAACTGCCTTTTCAACATCAGTATTTACTAAATCAGTACCTTCTAGTATTTTTTGACCATCTTCATTATAAGCCTCAACTGACACTACCTTGTCAAAAGTATTTACTCCTAATTCAACACTTGGATTAATATCCATACTAACATATGCCACTGGGTTTTTAGCATATGCATATCCACCTCCTGCTAAACTTAAAATCACACCAACTGATAGTGCTAACGCTATGTTTTTCTTCATCAAGATTTCTCCTAGCATATTATTTATTTTATTTTTTATTACATTGCTTTTATTATAATAACCTGTCTTTTTCTTTACAGACTTTTCAATACGTCTTCGAGTAGAAGAATCTAATAATAAGTTAATATCGTCATCTAGTAGTAATTTAGTGTCTCTTATATTCAAATCATCTAATATGTCAAATAATTTATCTTCCACTTATACAATCCCTCCTAATACTGTTTTCAGTTTTTGCATACATCTGGATACTTTTTTATCAATAGTATTAACCTTCACTCCAATATTTTTTGAAATATCTTTTGAACTTTGACGTAAATAATATTTCCTTATAATTATTTCACTGTCAGGTTCCCCTAGAGACTTTATAGCATCTATTAATGCTGAATTACTCTCTTTTAATAAGATTGAATCAGCTACCTCATCTACCATAGAATATAAATCTTGTGCTACATTATCTATAGGAATATGATTGTTATTCTTATTTTTTCTGTACATATCTATAGCTTTTCTTTTTGCTATAATTGCTAGAAATGATTTAATTGAGCCCTTTTGTAGATCTATTCTATTTTTATAATTAAATACTTCAAAAAAAACATCACTTACACATTCTTCTATATCTTCTTTTGAATACATTCCAGAAAGTTTATTAAATATTATTGTATAAATAAGTGCCATGTAATTATCCATCATTGTTTTTAGCCCTACTTCAGGCTTATTATTCAATAATTTCAGTAATTCAATATCGGAAATCAAAGTGCACCTTCTTTCTATTAAGGTATATGAAAAAATAATTATACATTTATTTTTTATAATACTTAAAATTTGATTTATATAATATATTTCGTAATATAAGTGGAAAATCTGACAGAAATTTAATAAAAATATAATATTTATTATTATATTCTTGAATTTAATGTGTTCATCTATAAAATCAGTGGATTATAGGTAATAATATTAACTACTGATTTTATAATTTAATTACTTATTATTACTTTTTTTCTTTATTGGCATTATTATTTTGTGAGTTTGAATTATTATTGATTTGTGAATTTAAATTGTTACCATTATTTTGTTCTCCAGATATAGTTGTCGTATCCTTTTCTATACTACTTGAATTATTGCCTCCTTCTTTTTTACTATTTGAATTACTATTTTCTTCTTTTTTATCATTACCATTATTATTAGACAGATTATTAATATTTTCATCAGTAATCACACTATCACTTGTGTCAGTGTTTTTGCTCTCCTCTGTAATAATCTCACCATTCTTATTATTTTTTCTTAGTTCTTTAGTTTTCTCTTGTATGTTCTTTACAGAATTATCTTTATAACTTTCTATATTTATTGTTGGATCTAATTCTTGAAGCTTTTGTATTAGATTTAACTTACCAGCTGTTATTCCAAGTTTCCTTGCTTCAGCTCGTCTTTCAAGAGCCACATTCTCTGTTTGAATATTTGCATCAATATCATTATTATTTAACGTTTCATCAGTAACATCCTTCAAAGATTTTTCTAGTTTATTTGCAATGTTTTCCTTATTTGTTGATGTAGTAATTTCAATTGCAGATGAACCATCTTTATTTATATATCCTTCAGAAATTGCATTTGATATCACAACACCAACTGCATTATCAATATCATAGTTTATTAAATTAGTACCTTCTAATATTTTTTTACCATCTTCATTATAAGCTTCAACTGATATTATCTTATCAAAAGCATTCATGCCTAATTCAACACTTGGATTAATATCCATACTAACATATGCTATTGGAGTTTTAGCATATGCATATGCATATCCACCTCCAGCTGAGCTTAAAATTACACCAACTGTTAATGCTAATGCTAACTTTTTCTTCATAAAAATTCCTCCTAAAATATAATTTATCTTTTTTACGAGTATATTGTTTTTATCATAATAGCCCATCTTTTTCTTTATAGATTTCTGAATACGTTTCCTAGTCAAATAATCTAATGATAAATTAATATCTTTTTCTAATAATAAAGTAGTGTCTTTAATACTTAAACCATCTAATTTTTCAAATAACTTGTTTTCCAATATCAAAATCCCTCCTAATACTTTTTAGCTTCCTAATGCATCTAGATGCTTTCTTTATCAATGTGTTAACTTTCAAACTAAAACTTTCAGAAAAATCTTTTGAACTTTGCTATAACATAATAATTTCTTTAAGACCTCTAAAAAGATGCCTTAATTTGATTTACATAATACATTTCGAAATATCTCCTAAAAATCTGACAAAATAGATAAAAATTATATTTTTTAAATTTAATTAAATGTTAAGCTATTTTTATATATAATTCATGTGATTTACTATAATAAAAGAAGAAATTTTTAGTTTCAATAAAGAAAAGAGCCTTATTAAGACTCTTTTCTTACATGTTCATATTTTATATTTATTTTATCATCTAGATTTATATAATCCCAATTACCATTTTTAGTTTTTTTAATCCTAGTGACGCCAGTTGCTTTTAGTACTTTTAAAGTTATTATTCATAAAAAAACTACTTAATATATACTTCTCCAATTACATATATAAATAATTTATTCTTTTTTAAGATTATATATTGCCACATTACTATTTTACTAACATAAACAGTGTAATTAACTAGGTATATATCGTTGATAAGGAATACGAACCGAAACTCCTGTCTCATCGAATTTATATTTTGTCCCCTCAGTTGGATTTTTATGCTCAACTAAATTCATTCCACAAGCATAAAGAGCATCAGCCATACCACGAGCGTCTTGAATAACAGTACCTGTCATAAATCCTTTTTTAATTAAATCTATAGCTTCTGGTACCGCATCAACTCCAACAACTGCAATTGTTTTTTCTTTATCGCCATTGTTATATCCTCTAGCTTGTAATGCTTCAATGGCACCTATTGCCATAGCATCATTATTTGCAATTATAACTTCTATTTTATCACCATATCGCAAAAATAATGATTCTGTTATATTTTTGGCTTGTTCCTTATCCCAATTAGCAAATTGTGATGCAAGCTCCTCTGTTTTTATTCCTGAATCTTTAATTGTTGACACTGAATATTTTGTTCTATTAATTGTGTCTAAGCTCTCAGCTCTCCCCTTTAACATAATATATTGCATTATATCATCTTCATTTTTATCTATATTTGATTTGTTTTTATTCCATTCGTCAACAAGAATTTCACCTTGAAGAACACCTGCTTGCTCTGGATAAGATCCTATAAAAATAGATTTTTCATAAGATTGAATAGAATTTTTTTTATATGGCTCTCTGTGAAATAAAATTACAGGAATATTATTTTCTTTAATTTTATTAATTACTTCTTGTGCCTTATTTATATTAACTAAATCTACTAATAAAAGATCAAACTCCTTATTTTTGAGTATAGTATCAATAATTTGATTTTGTGTAACTTGATCATCATTACAAGAAAAAAATGTAAATTCAACTTTACCCTCATTTTCTTTCTGGGTTTCTTTTAAACTATTAACAATTTCAGACACATATAGATTATCAATATCAAATACTACTACAGCTACTTTAACAGGCTCTCTTGTAATAACACTTGCATTAATTGTTCCTATTATTGAATTATTTCCTATTAATATGGAAAGCGTCATAGTTACAATTATAATAATTATTAATGCTTTACTTGATTTCCCCATCGCAACCTCCATATTATTTTTACAGTAGTAATAAAAAATATTAGTATCGTTATTAATTTTAGTATTTACTTTAATAAAAAGTTTATACTAGACATCCATTGATTTTGTTCTATTGATGTTTTTAGTCCATTTATATTTTAAATTTTTCATTAAAGTCTATAAACTAAAGAAATGATTTCGTCTCAAAATATAATTTTAAGCTTTCCCCTTAGATTACTATAGAAATGGTTAACTAATTTTTGCTTTTAAACTATATGTGATAATATATAGCTATATGAATACATATATTTCTATTATTTTAAAATTACATTCCAGCGATTATTATATTTAAGGAGGAATTAAAAATGATTCAATCTTTATTTTTAGCCCATGGTTCTCCAATGATGGCTCTTGAAAATAATGACTATACTAAATTTTTAGGTGCACTTGGAAATAGCATAAATCCAAAAGCTATTGTTGTTTTTACAGCTCATTGGGATAGTGAGATACTTACTATTTCATCTTCTGATTCTACGTATAACACAATGTATGATTTTTATGGATTTCCGAGTGAACTTTATCAAATTAAATATAAGGCAAAAGGCTGTGCTTTAATTGCATCAAGGATTGAAGATAAACTAAAAAAACAAGGCATTGAAGTAAAAAAGGATTTAACTAGAGGATTGGACCATGGAGCTTGGACGCTTCTAAAACATCTTTACCCAAATGCGAATATACCTGTTATACAAATTTCTATAAATTCTCATTTACCTATTGAAGATCAAGTTAATATTGGTAATGCTCTTCAGGATCTTGGAGAGGAAGATATTTTAGTAATTGGTAGTGGCAATACTGTTCATAACTTAAGATTAGTTAAATGGGAACAAACATCTGTAGATTCCTTTGCACAGGAATTTGATGATTGGTTAATTGATAAAATAAAAAATAAGGACTTGACTTCTCTCTTTAACTATAGAGATTTAGCGCCTAGCTCTAATTTAGCAGTTCCAACAGCAGATCATTTTGTACCATTATTTATAGCACTAGGTAGTAGTAAAAATTTAAATCCTGAAATTCTGA
The DNA window shown above is from Clostridium beijerinckii and carries:
- a CDS encoding DEAD/DEAH box helicase — protein: MKFEELKIIEPILKALKDENYKEASKIQEEAIPSILLGKDLLGCAQTGTGKTAAFAIPTLQLLHNASKTAKKKKIQALILTPTRELAIQIYDNFQSYGKNLNLKSAVIFGGVSQKPQEEVLRKGVDILIATPGRLNDLVNQKIIDLSEIEIFILDEADRMLDMGFINDVKKIIRYIPKKRQTLFFSATMPNEIKKLISTLLVDPVVVEVTPVSSTVDKIEQSLYYVDKTNKKKLLISLLKTDEIKSALVFTRTKSDANRLVKYLEDSQIGAKAIHGNKSQNARQEALQNFKDKKIQVLIATDIAARGIDIDELSHVINYGLPNIPETYVHRIGRTGRAGQRGIAISFSDVDEIPYVKDIEKLIKKKIDVIEGHKYPMVNLTPSPKTKATGNRARFGYTPKAKGTGNTSKTSTTGNQSTSKVTKTGNNNVAKTAIAGNRTVTKTSITENKNTTKTGMTGTKTGVVGNKTTSKSTFFTPKKNEPRRKSFSK
- a CDS encoding hydroxylamine reductase, producing MQEEMFCYQCEQTAGGKGCTKIGVCGKTPEIAGMQDLLIYQLKGISSYCTKLLKKGEKIDKHIVSFVEDSLFMTLTNVNFDPEVHLKALKKSQNIKEELRQKVQEEVTTSEALYNLSDSKDEILEDSKKAGIMYDENLDPDIRSVRETIKYGLKGIAAYSHQARFVNYNSDEVDEFYFKALAGLADISLTLDDLIKLLVETGSISVKIMELLDTANNNLYNSPSPTKVNVSIKKGPFIIVSGHDLKDLEMLLKQTEGKGINIYTHGEMLPSHGYPELNKYPHLVGNFGSAWQNQQKEFDNIPGCILMTTNCLMKPRDSYKDRIFSTSVVGWNGIKHIAKDQNSNKDFSEIINKALELGGFEKDEEVKEILVGFGHKATLSHADTIINAVKDGKVKHFFLIGGCDGAKPGRNYYTEFAEKVPKDCIILTLACGKYRFNKLEFGEVAGLPRLLDVGQCNDAYSAVRIALALADAFKCGINDLPLAIVLSWYEQKAVADLLALLSLGVKGIYIGPSLPAFLSPNVLQFLVDNFDIKPISTPDNDLKQILS
- a CDS encoding AraC family transcriptional regulator, producing MHDKDSSNKSGYLNKDFQLFHLKDKKNQDFEFHYHDFNKIIIFLSGQVVYLIEGKAYYLKPWDILLVNNHDVHKPIIDSSETYERIVIWVNPDFIENHNYENCDLLTCFKLANEKNFNLIRLEAKFQSNIQFITKSLEASINSNDFGSKLLNNSLFIQLLVYLNRVHLGNMYLNNDDALKYDKQIEKILKYINSNLCTDLSIEFLSQKFYISKYYLMHKFKKETGYTLHNYVIQKRLLMAKDLITNGETITKTYIQCGFNDYSCFLRSFKNIFHKSPSEFSPKNKRIILK
- a CDS encoding galactose ABC transporter substrate-binding protein; protein product: MEVAMGKSSKALIIIIIVTMTLSILIGNNSIIGTINASVITREPVKVAVVVFDIDNLYVSEIVNSLKETQKENEGKVEFTFFSCNDDQVTQNQIIDTILKNKEFDLLLVDLVNINKAQEVINKIKENNIPVILFHREPYKKNSIQSYEKSIFIGSYPEQAGVLQGEILVDEWNKNKSNIDKNEDDIMQYIMLKGRAESLDTINRTKYSVSTIKDSGIKTEELASQFANWDKEQAKNITESLFLRYGDKIEVIIANNDAMAIGAIEALQARGYNNGDKEKTIAVVGVDAVPEAIDLIKKGFMTGTVIQDARGMADALYACGMNLVEHKNPTEGTKYKFDETGVSVRIPYQRYIPS
- a CDS encoding RNA polymerase subunit sigma-24, giving the protein MISDIELLKLLNNKPEVGLKTMMDNYMALIYTIIFNKLSGMYSKEDIEECVSDVFFEVFNYKNRIDLQKGSIKSFLAIIAKRKAIDMYRKNKNNNHIPIDNVAQDLYSMVDEVADSILLKESNSALIDAIKSLGEPDSEIIIRKYYLRQSSKDISKNIGVKVNTIDKKVSRCMQKLKTVLGGIV
- a CDS encoding dioxygenase, producing MIQSLFLAHGSPMMALENNDYTKFLGALGNSINPKAIVVFTAHWDSEILTISSSDSTYNTMYDFYGFPSELYQIKYKAKGCALIASRIEDKLKKQGIEVKKDLTRGLDHGAWTLLKHLYPNANIPVIQISINSHLPIEDQVNIGNALQDLGEEDILVIGSGNTVHNLRLVKWEQTSVDSFAQEFDDWLIDKIKNKDLTSLFNYRDLAPSSNLAVPTADHFVPLFIALGSSKNLNPEILNRHYELGNLSYLCFKF
- the msrA gene encoding peptide-methionine (S)-S-oxide reductase, with product MKKIVLGGGCFWGVEKFFAMIPGVVKTEVGYANGKTENPTYKEVCYNDTDFVEVCYITYDEKVVPLESVLDKFWSVIDPTAVNRQAGDVGTQYRSGIYYTDESDLYIINKNKMKIQEQYKDHVVTEVKPLERYYTAEEYHQDYLEKNPTGYCHIKFD